Proteins from a single region of Barnesiella propionica:
- a CDS encoding alpha-2-macroglobulin family protein has translation MKKIVFVIVGLVLFFAGSFAITQMASPGMKKMTTDNDVRNTILEKPETSLKAADAELKTALEEKDAPVVIDALIRRTVSQMLISRDSFPSLLSSIDKVARSSKNPVERSVLFSMLSELYSEYYNANKFTIGNRPGVVGEVSGDMNEWSGNIFADTILYYNSLSLQPVHDLQSTPVEDYKMILRPVYESSVFYPTMYDFIAMRAVDIYEDISSLVMKYEKQQSVEEKFLWLPADEFVKQEFPSGEEQTEGRILRIYQELLRFHGNDKLSASYIMSDLNRLSYVSSLSYEPKNYEKALEQLLEVTSDSPYSCEIVAALVKQYRYNEGEKEIRLKKALDLCNRYILRFPHYERIDCLKEERKQLLSSYVRVSIPNTVYPGKSATFKISYKNVPDAMLSIYRYPESFPRLNYSLKAKKLGGVKPLFVQKVSWDNEHPLIAQDTSVYLPPLNPGIYALKVQCGDSVQIRPIVVSRLMAVFRNIDGIGNLYVTDSKTGCPLSGVKVQLYSKVSNSEDNVPVTTLRTDKNGMVAITNNKCVAYQLSLKEDFLSPIQHIYLYKEKYIDSKNVTVSLFTDRSVYRPGQTVYYSAIVWSASEKVRKVFPEKKYKVNFYNASGLLISSSEKETDEFGSFSGSFFVPKDVMNGVFSIEVENKASKGIRVAQYKRPQFQISFDPVKELYAFGRKVTLKGNVKSYSGAAIANSKLTYTITRKPNWWYRFYIYDRTDDQVANGTLNTSEDGGFSISFVPEKGKASIVSTNVAYNYEVNVSVTSASGETQDAVYTIPVGDTPLIVNVGINGNIDKDIPVFFDVKLLNLSGQPVYRNCKYVLYTLYDKPFKTGEDSGEPLDSLKVKMQIAEGDFDMQNKPEVMNWENLPSGPYKLVVMTKDDNGRIVTGESRFVLYSKKDKKPALFSYLWVPETNMSVKEGEEAQVIFGSSCKDAYLIYEIYDGMRLVTRRLVNLSDKNQKLSIPYKREYGPELSVYVMMVKNGKLYDRMMRIKRETPSDKLIISTTTFRDKLMPGAVEKWSFSVKDGEGNPVSAQFMAEMYDASLNAISPHNWSFIPVPVSKQLWFYPRYPYNNISWLNLFYNNDTAVYSCTAIRPVWLNMYDISLFQNYYEALSGRVAGFSSQTVRKQNVMESADIADFKEVASDNSETMQKVMEPSVYRQNMNETAFFYPQLRTDSTGIVSFEFTVPESNTEWDFMALAFTKDLQYGNYKNTAVSSKPLMVAPNMPRFVRQGDEVSIGNYVQNISENVMEGKVTFELFDPYSEKILLTTSESFILKANESKNVNFNFSAPENVELLGYRVKAVTPLYSDGEQQLLPVLPSRILITESQPFYIDGGDKNTVITVPGMVGKMKSASLQNYRLTLEYCDNPVWYVVQALPALTQPESDNAISVMASYFTNTVAEGIVRANPRIETAIKSWKASPDKGTLTSMLDKNEELKNILLSETPWVLDATTATARMQQLSTLLDRNRIRALQSSAIRKLRILQSHEGGWSWFKGMNSSVFITLNVLDGFSRLSRMNMAEYGNEVKQMQIQALNYVDNKMVEQQKGRREKLPLTYDQICYLYVRSQYRDIPLAGDILDVHKQMMDRLVHDWKNYSLTEKAYTAMALYNYGFKNDALQVVSSLREYATTTTKMGMFWQNNRSSYFYKNGAVQMNCAIYDAFNYISPVKEELDNMRRWLLMQKQTQEWGTVPATMDAIYFLLKSGTDWLQSDKEATTIKWGGKPLDMEEPEILTGYEKYVKTTSQITPADATVEIKTSHSQPSWGAIYWQYFDNIKNITKSAGSDLAVTKRLFVNRITETGSISVPINQTGLHVGDRVIVQLTVVCSRDMDYVCLKDQRAACLEPVEQLSAYQYDQRVGYYKEVKDASVNYFFDFLPKGTYVFSYMTDVERAGEYENGISSIQCLYAPQIKANTQGGEIIVK, from the coding sequence ATGAAAAAGATAGTATTTGTAATAGTCGGACTTGTGCTCTTTTTTGCCGGTTCGTTTGCAATTACCCAAATGGCTTCCCCGGGTATGAAAAAAATGACGACGGATAATGATGTCCGTAATACTATCCTGGAAAAGCCGGAAACATCTTTGAAGGCGGCCGATGCCGAATTGAAAACTGCTTTAGAAGAAAAAGATGCTCCGGTTGTAATTGACGCTTTAATTCGACGTACGGTATCGCAGATGTTGATATCGCGCGATAGTTTTCCTTCCTTGCTGAGCAGTATAGATAAAGTAGCCAGATCCAGTAAAAATCCGGTGGAGCGTAGTGTCTTGTTTTCTATGCTGAGCGAATTATATTCTGAATATTATAATGCTAATAAATTTACCATTGGGAATCGTCCTGGCGTGGTAGGTGAGGTATCTGGTGATATGAATGAATGGAGTGGCAATATATTTGCCGATACTATTTTGTATTATAATTCGCTTTCCTTACAACCTGTTCATGATCTGCAAAGTACTCCGGTGGAAGATTATAAAATGATATTGAGGCCTGTTTATGAATCATCTGTATTTTATCCTACTATGTACGATTTTATTGCGATGAGAGCTGTCGATATATATGAAGATATTTCTTCACTGGTAATGAAATATGAAAAGCAACAATCTGTTGAGGAGAAGTTTTTATGGCTGCCGGCCGATGAATTTGTCAAACAGGAATTTCCATCGGGAGAGGAACAAACAGAAGGCCGTATATTGAGAATTTATCAGGAACTGCTTCGTTTTCATGGTAACGATAAATTATCGGCTTCGTATATTATGAGCGATTTAAATCGTTTGTCATATGTTTCTTCTCTATCGTATGAGCCGAAAAATTATGAGAAAGCTCTGGAACAATTACTGGAGGTGACCTCCGATTCTCCTTATTCTTGTGAAATTGTAGCGGCTCTTGTAAAACAATACCGATATAATGAGGGAGAAAAGGAAATCCGTTTGAAGAAAGCTTTGGACTTATGTAACCGATATATTCTCCGTTTTCCTCATTATGAGAGAATTGATTGTCTGAAAGAAGAGAGGAAACAATTGTTATCCAGTTATGTAAGAGTATCAATACCAAATACCGTATATCCGGGTAAAAGTGCTACTTTTAAAATTTCATATAAAAATGTACCGGATGCTATGTTGAGTATATATCGTTATCCGGAATCTTTCCCTCGTCTTAATTATTCTTTGAAAGCAAAAAAATTAGGGGGAGTGAAACCATTGTTTGTTCAAAAGGTGAGCTGGGATAATGAACATCCGTTAATTGCTCAGGACACAAGTGTTTATTTGCCTCCATTGAATCCTGGAATATACGCGTTAAAGGTGCAATGCGGAGATTCGGTACAAATACGTCCAATAGTTGTGTCGCGTTTGATGGCTGTTTTCAGGAATATCGACGGAATAGGTAATTTATATGTAACCGACTCGAAAACCGGGTGTCCTCTTTCGGGTGTTAAAGTTCAGCTATATTCAAAAGTCAGCAACTCAGAGGATAATGTACCTGTGACAACACTCAGAACCGATAAAAACGGAATGGTGGCTATTACCAATAACAAGTGTGTGGCTTATCAGCTCTCTTTAAAAGAAGATTTCTTATCACCTATACAGCATATTTATCTTTATAAAGAAAAATATATTGATTCAAAGAATGTAACGGTGTCCTTATTTACGGATCGTTCTGTCTATCGTCCCGGACAAACCGTATATTATTCGGCGATAGTCTGGTCTGCTTCGGAAAAAGTTCGGAAAGTTTTTCCGGAAAAAAAATATAAAGTCAATTTTTATAATGCTTCCGGTTTATTAATTTCTTCTTCGGAAAAAGAAACTGATGAATTCGGTTCATTTTCCGGTTCATTTTTCGTACCGAAGGATGTTATGAATGGAGTATTCAGTATTGAAGTCGAAAATAAAGCTTCGAAAGGTATTCGCGTTGCACAATATAAACGTCCTCAATTTCAAATATCGTTCGATCCTGTGAAAGAATTATATGCATTTGGGAGGAAAGTCACTTTAAAAGGAAATGTTAAAAGCTATTCCGGAGCTGCGATTGCCAATTCTAAATTAACTTATACGATTACCCGCAAACCAAACTGGTGGTATCGTTTTTATATATATGACAGAACTGATGACCAGGTTGCCAATGGCACTTTGAATACTTCGGAAGATGGTGGCTTTTCCATTTCATTTGTACCGGAAAAAGGCAAAGCCAGTATTGTGAGTACGAACGTGGCTTATAATTATGAAGTGAATGTTTCGGTGACTTCGGCTTCCGGAGAGACACAGGATGCGGTCTATACAATACCGGTTGGCGATACGCCTTTAATTGTGAATGTAGGGATAAATGGCAATATAGATAAAGATATACCTGTTTTTTTCGATGTCAAATTATTGAATCTTTCGGGACAACCTGTGTACAGGAATTGTAAGTATGTTTTATATACATTGTATGATAAACCGTTTAAGACGGGTGAGGATTCCGGAGAACCGCTTGATAGCTTAAAGGTTAAAATGCAGATTGCAGAAGGAGACTTCGATATGCAAAATAAACCTGAGGTAATGAATTGGGAAAATTTGCCATCCGGTCCTTATAAACTGGTGGTGATGACAAAGGATGATAACGGACGTATCGTAACAGGTGAATCCCGTTTTGTGCTATATAGTAAAAAGGATAAAAAGCCTGCATTATTTTCATATTTGTGGGTTCCAGAAACGAATATGTCTGTAAAGGAAGGAGAGGAAGCTCAGGTCATTTTTGGATCGTCTTGTAAAGATGCTTATCTTATTTATGAGATATATGACGGTATGAGACTGGTGACGCGAAGGCTTGTCAATCTTAGTGATAAGAATCAGAAACTATCTATTCCATATAAGAGAGAATATGGTCCTGAGCTTTCTGTTTATGTGATGATGGTAAAAAATGGAAAGCTTTATGACCGAATGATGCGAATAAAACGAGAGACACCAAGCGATAAATTAATAATAAGTACTACAACTTTCCGCGATAAATTAATGCCGGGTGCTGTTGAAAAATGGTCGTTCAGTGTAAAAGATGGTGAAGGAAATCCTGTTTCAGCACAATTTATGGCTGAGATGTATGATGCTTCATTGAATGCGATTTCTCCCCATAATTGGAGTTTTATTCCTGTTCCCGTATCGAAGCAATTGTGGTTCTATCCCCGATACCCTTATAATAACATAAGCTGGCTGAATCTTTTTTATAATAACGATACGGCTGTTTATTCGTGTACGGCAATTAGACCGGTATGGTTAAATATGTATGATATATCATTGTTTCAAAATTATTATGAGGCTTTATCGGGTAGAGTAGCGGGCTTTTCATCACAGACTGTAAGGAAACAAAATGTAATGGAAAGTGCCGACATTGCTGACTTTAAAGAAGTCGCGTCGGATAATTCAGAAACCATGCAAAAGGTTATGGAACCTTCTGTTTATCGTCAAAATATGAATGAAACGGCTTTTTTCTATCCTCAATTGCGTACCGATTCGACAGGTATCGTATCTTTTGAATTTACGGTGCCTGAATCTAATACCGAATGGGATTTTATGGCGTTGGCATTTACAAAGGACCTGCAGTATGGGAATTATAAAAATACCGCGGTCTCCAGTAAGCCGCTAATGGTAGCTCCTAATATGCCGAGATTTGTTCGGCAGGGAGATGAAGTGAGCATCGGTAATTATGTGCAGAATATATCGGAGAATGTGATGGAAGGAAAGGTAACCTTCGAGTTATTCGATCCTTATTCCGAAAAAATACTTTTGACGACTTCGGAATCGTTTATATTGAAAGCGAATGAATCGAAAAATGTAAATTTCAATTTTTCCGCACCTGAAAATGTCGAATTGCTCGGATATCGGGTAAAAGCGGTTACTCCTCTTTATTCCGACGGAGAACAGCAATTATTGCCCGTATTACCTTCCCGTATCCTAATAACGGAATCCCAGCCTTTCTATATAGATGGAGGTGATAAAAATACAGTAATTACGGTGCCGGGTATGGTAGGGAAAATGAAATCGGCATCTTTACAAAATTATCGTCTGACATTAGAATATTGCGATAATCCGGTGTGGTATGTCGTTCAGGCATTACCTGCTCTTACCCAGCCGGAAAGCGATAATGCAATATCTGTTATGGCTTCTTATTTTACCAATACGGTAGCAGAGGGTATCGTACGGGCTAATCCACGTATCGAGACGGCTATTAAATCATGGAAAGCCTCTCCTGATAAGGGTACGCTTACTTCTATGCTTGACAAAAATGAAGAGCTTAAAAATATTTTGCTGAGCGAAACACCGTGGGTTCTGGATGCTACGACTGCAACCGCCCGCATGCAGCAGTTATCCACACTTCTTGACCGCAATCGTATCCGTGCTTTACAGAGCTCGGCTATACGGAAGTTGCGGATATTACAATCGCATGAAGGTGGTTGGAGTTGGTTTAAAGGGATGAATTCCAGTGTTTTTATTACACTAAATGTACTGGACGGATTCTCACGTTTGTCACGAATGAATATGGCTGAATATGGAAACGAGGTGAAGCAGATGCAGATCCAGGCTCTCAATTACGTAGATAATAAAATGGTAGAACAACAAAAAGGCCGCCGGGAGAAATTACCTCTTACTTACGATCAAATTTGTTACCTTTATGTCAGGAGTCAGTACCGGGATATACCTTTGGCCGGGGATATATTAGATGTACATAAACAGATGATGGATCGTTTGGTCCATGATTGGAAGAACTATTCATTGACAGAAAAGGCTTATACGGCCATGGCATTATATAATTACGGATTTAAGAACGATGCTCTTCAAGTGGTGAGTTCCTTACGTGAATATGCGACTACTACGACTAAGATGGGTATGTTTTGGCAAAATAACCGGTCGTCTTATTTTTATAAGAATGGAGCGGTGCAAATGAATTGTGCGATATATGATGCCTTTAACTATATTTCGCCGGTGAAGGAAGAGCTGGATAATATGCGCCGATGGTTGTTAATGCAGAAACAAACCCAGGAATGGGGGACTGTGCCTGCAACAATGGACGCTATATATTTTCTGTTGAAGAGCGGGACAGATTGGTTACAGTCCGATAAGGAGGCAACTACTATCAAGTGGGGTGGAAAACCATTGGATATGGAGGAACCGGAGATTCTTACGGGCTATGAAAAATATGTAAAAACTACTTCTCAGATAACGCCTGCAGATGCTACGGTAGAAATAAAGACCAGCCATAGCCAACCTTCCTGGGGTGCTATATATTGGCAATATTTTGACAATATAAAGAACATTACTAAGAGCGCAGGTTCTGACTTGGCGGTAACGAAGCGGTTGTTCGTTAATCGTATTACCGAGACGGGCAGTATTTCGGTTCCTATAAATCAGACAGGATTACACGTGGGTGACAGGGTAATCGTTCAGTTAACGGTAGTTTGCTCCCGGGATATGGATTATGTTTGTCTGAAAGACCAGAGAGCTGCCTGTTTGGAACCCGTCGAACAGCTATCTGCTTATCAATATGATCAAAGGGTAGGTTATTATAAGGAGGTAAAAGATGCTTCGGTCAATTATTTCTTTGATTTTTTGCCTAAGGGAACTTATGTATTCAGCTATATGACCGATGTAGAGCGAGCGGGTGAATATGAAAATGGAATATCTTCAATACAATGCCTTTACGCTCCGCAAATAAAGGCTAATACCCAGGGAGGAGAAATTATAGTAAAGTAA
- a CDS encoding 2-hydroxyacid dehydrogenase, with translation MAYKIAFFGTKPYDEKSFNKVNEDYGFEIKYFKGHLNMNNIVLTQGADVVCVFVNDTVDADVIKAMAENGVKLLALRCAGYNNVDLEAAKGRLTVVRVPAYSPYAVAEYTVALMLSLNRKIPRASWRTRDGNFSLHGLMGFDMHGKTVGVIGTGKIAKILIGILRGFGMKILAYDLYPDYKFAEEAGMTYTTLDELYHRSDIITLHCPLTAETKYMINEDSISKMKDGVMIVNTGRGQLIHTNALIEGLKNKKVGYAGLDVYEEENEYFYEDKSDKIIDDDTLARLLSFNNVIVTSHQAFFTKEALRNIANTTLQNIKDFEEGKPLVNEVK, from the coding sequence ATGGCATATAAGATTGCGTTTTTTGGAACAAAACCTTACGATGAAAAATCATTCAATAAGGTTAATGAGGATTATGGGTTTGAGATAAAGTATTTTAAGGGTCACTTGAATATGAATAATATTGTCTTGACTCAGGGAGCGGATGTCGTGTGCGTATTTGTAAACGATACGGTAGATGCGGATGTGATAAAGGCAATGGCGGAGAATGGAGTGAAATTGTTGGCTTTGAGATGTGCCGGATATAACAATGTTGATCTGGAAGCGGCTAAGGGCAGGCTAACGGTCGTGCGTGTTCCTGCGTATTCTCCGTATGCGGTTGCTGAGTATACGGTAGCTCTTATGCTTTCGTTGAATCGTAAGATTCCTCGTGCGAGCTGGAGAACCCGGGACGGAAACTTTTCGTTGCACGGGCTGATGGGGTTCGATATGCATGGTAAAACAGTGGGGGTGATAGGAACCGGGAAGATCGCTAAAATATTGATAGGCATTCTTCGTGGTTTCGGTATGAAAATACTGGCGTATGATTTATATCCGGATTATAAATTTGCAGAAGAAGCAGGTATGACTTATACTACTTTGGATGAATTATATCATCGGTCGGATATCATTACCCTTCATTGTCCGTTAACGGCAGAGACAAAATATATGATCAATGAGGATTCCATATCCAAAATGAAGGATGGTGTAATGATCGTAAATACCGGTCGGGGGCAACTTATTCACACTAATGCCCTGATAGAAGGGCTGAAAAATAAGAAAGTAGGTTATGCGGGCCTGGATGTATATGAAGAAGAGAACGAATATTTCTATGAAGATAAATCGGACAAGATAATCGATGACGATACTTTGGCCCGTTTGTTATCCTTTAATAATGTAATCGTTACTTCCCACCAGGCTTTTTTTACAAAAGAGGCGTTGCGGAATATCGCGAATACGACACTGCAGAATATAAAAGATTTTGAGGAGGGCAAACCTCTGGTGAATGAGGTAAAGTAA
- a CDS encoding TatD family hydrolase has protein sequence MALYIIIVQEKKKHNFMIDTHTHIYLEEFDEDRSGVVQRAREAGVTHLVLPNVDMETIGSMHRTKSLFPTFCSMAMGLHPTSVNEDYRKVLSLIRQWFDREKYCAIGEIGMDLYWDKTFVREQKLVFAEQCEWAAEMGLPVIIHCRDAFVPIMEVLRSLKQIPAGVFHSFTGTADQVKIVRETGDFYFGINGIVTFKKADLDDMVREVGLDRIVLETDAPYLAPVPFRGKRNEPSYLPFMAKKLAEIFDIDMAEIGRRTTINASMLFGL, from the coding sequence ATGGCATTATATATTATTATCGTACAGGAGAAAAAAAAGCATAATTTTATGATAGATACTCATACTCATATATATCTGGAAGAATTTGATGAAGATCGTTCCGGAGTAGTGCAGCGTGCCCGGGAGGCGGGTGTGACACATCTCGTACTTCCAAATGTAGATATGGAGACTATAGGTTCCATGCATAGAACAAAGTCGCTTTTTCCGACGTTTTGTAGTATGGCGATGGGGCTGCATCCCACTTCGGTAAATGAAGATTACCGTAAAGTGCTTTCATTGATTCGTCAATGGTTCGACAGAGAAAAATATTGTGCAATAGGAGAGATAGGGATGGATCTCTATTGGGATAAAACATTCGTGCGTGAACAGAAACTCGTTTTTGCCGAGCAATGTGAATGGGCGGCAGAGATGGGATTGCCTGTAATTATTCATTGCAGGGATGCTTTTGTCCCGATTATGGAGGTCTTGCGTTCTTTGAAACAAATACCTGCAGGTGTATTCCACAGTTTTACGGGGACGGCCGACCAGGTAAAAATAGTAAGGGAAACGGGCGATTTTTATTTTGGTATTAATGGTATCGTCACGTTTAAAAAAGCGGATTTGGATGATATGGTACGTGAAGTGGGGTTGGATCGTATTGTATTGGAAACAGATGCGCCGTATCTGGCTCCCGTACCATTTCGGGGAAAACGGAACGAACCGTCCTATTTGCCTTTTATGGCTAAAAAGCTGGCGGAGATTTTTGATATCGATATGGCTGAAATAGGACGTAGAACAACGATTAATGCCAGCATGTTGTTCGGTTTATGA
- a CDS encoding polyprenyl synthetase family protein, producing the protein MNTNTIQKYTDIVNKALNEIEYPAEPDELYAPIRYELSLGGKRIRPVMTLMACEMFGVDFRQALAPALGVEIFHNFTLLHDDVMDHADVRRGKPTVHKVWNENAAILSGDAMQTMAFRYISKAPAFYVSEVIALFEKTAMEIYEGQQLDMNFECREDVTEGEYLNMIRLKTAVLLGCALKIGAVVAGATSFNSEKLYQFGIHIGLAFQLQDDYLDVYGDPAVFGKNIGGDILNNKKTYMLIHAMNLAQNEDRTELDKWLSAVDYKPEEKISAVIALYNRLGIKRLCEEKINDYYKQAMDYLYQIEADEKDMKPMMSLAAQLLKRNH; encoded by the coding sequence ATGAATACAAATACAATACAAAAATATACGGATATTGTAAATAAAGCCTTAAATGAAATTGAATATCCCGCAGAACCTGATGAATTGTATGCTCCTATAAGATATGAATTATCTTTGGGAGGAAAGAGAATACGCCCGGTTATGACTCTTATGGCCTGTGAGATGTTCGGGGTTGATTTTCGCCAGGCGCTGGCTCCGGCTTTAGGTGTAGAGATATTTCATAATTTTACATTATTGCATGACGATGTAATGGATCATGCCGATGTGAGAAGGGGGAAACCGACAGTCCATAAGGTCTGGAATGAAAATGCGGCTATTTTATCGGGTGATGCCATGCAAACGATGGCATTCCGTTATATTTCCAAAGCTCCGGCTTTTTATGTGTCCGAGGTTATTGCTCTTTTCGAGAAAACAGCTATGGAGATATATGAAGGCCAACAGCTCGATATGAATTTCGAATGTCGTGAAGATGTTACGGAAGGGGAGTACTTGAATATGATACGTCTGAAAACAGCTGTTCTGCTCGGTTGTGCATTAAAAATAGGAGCTGTCGTAGCCGGTGCGACGTCTTTCAATTCTGAAAAGTTATACCAGTTCGGCATCCATATAGGGCTCGCTTTTCAGTTACAGGACGATTACCTTGATGTATACGGAGATCCTGCTGTTTTCGGAAAGAACATAGGGGGTGATATCTTGAATAATAAAAAGACTTATATGCTTATACATGCTATGAATCTGGCACAAAATGAGGATCGTACCGAACTTGATAAGTGGCTTTCGGCTGTTGATTATAAACCCGAAGAGAAGATTTCGGCCGTAATTGCTTTGTATAACCGGTTGGGTATAAAAAGACTGTGTGAAGAAAAAATAAATGATTATTATAAACAGGCTATGGATTATCTTTATCAAATAGAAGCGGATGAAAAAGATATGAAGCCGATGATGTCGCTTGCTGCTCAGTTACTGAAAAGAAATCATTAA
- a CDS encoding energy transducer TonB — protein sequence MSSIRKVVLLIIFLSGLNAALCYGITAGHCVIKQNQGKNISQSFDYKSYKTSDVTDYIYDVVDEDARFPGGVVALLQYINRSLRYPAQAYEDGVQGRVLCSFVIEKDGRVSDVRVLRGVEPSLDDEAVRVISEMPHWSPGILQGQVVRSRYIMPIVFRI from the coding sequence ATGTCAAGTATAAGAAAGGTTGTTTTGCTGATTATTTTTTTATCAGGTTTGAATGCTGCGTTATGTTATGGCATTACGGCCGGACATTGCGTTATAAAACAAAACCAGGGAAAAAATATATCGCAAAGCTTCGATTATAAGAGTTATAAAACATCGGATGTTACAGATTATATTTACGATGTTGTAGATGAAGATGCCCGCTTTCCCGGAGGGGTGGTTGCTTTATTACAGTATATAAATCGGTCGTTGCGTTATCCTGCTCAGGCGTATGAGGATGGGGTACAAGGGCGTGTTTTGTGTTCTTTCGTTATTGAGAAAGATGGACGTGTATCGGACGTGAGGGTGCTGAGGGGAGTGGAGCCTTCTCTGGATGATGAGGCTGTACGGGTAATTTCAGAAATGCCTCATTGGTCTCCCGGTATTTTACAAGGGCAGGTTGTCCGTAGCAGATATATCATGCCGATAGTTTTTCGTATATAA
- the porQ gene encoding type IX secretion system protein PorQ: MNRLKYRLLLLVLAWVSITAYGQEGKSSFDFLNITSSSHVYALGGNNISIIEDDISLINQNPALLGPELNLQLGLNYMHYVGGINLAGASFAKAAGENGAWAAGIQYYGYGKMKQTDETGMIMGEFSPKDIVFNGMYSHNITNRLRGGINTKFLYSSYEQYTSLALAVDLGINYYRSESDLSLSLVIKNLGGQIKKYNETFERMPWDIQLGYTQSLEHAPVRVSVTAHHLTRWKLPYLSVNSGSQSSDSEEISEKGNFASDLFRHLVFGIDVLPTDNIYLAVGYNYKTRTDMKTYARNILSGFSIGAGIRVKMFGIGVALGQQHVSGTTFMFNLSTNLFEFKK, encoded by the coding sequence ATGAACCGACTAAAATATCGCCTTTTACTTTTAGTACTAGCCTGGGTATCAATAACAGCATATGGGCAAGAAGGAAAGTCTTCATTCGATTTTTTGAATATTACATCATCATCACATGTTTATGCTTTAGGAGGCAACAACATTTCGATCATAGAAGACGACATCAGCTTGATAAACCAGAATCCCGCGCTACTGGGGCCCGAATTGAATCTGCAACTGGGACTCAATTACATGCATTATGTCGGCGGAATAAATCTGGCCGGTGCATCTTTTGCCAAAGCAGCAGGAGAGAACGGAGCGTGGGCGGCCGGAATTCAGTATTACGGATACGGAAAAATGAAACAAACCGACGAAACCGGCATGATAATGGGGGAATTCAGTCCCAAAGACATTGTATTCAACGGAATGTATTCACACAATATTACAAACCGGTTAAGAGGAGGTATCAATACGAAATTTCTCTATTCCTCTTATGAACAATATACATCTTTAGCTCTGGCCGTAGACCTGGGGATCAACTACTACCGGTCCGAATCGGACCTGTCATTATCTCTGGTTATAAAAAATCTGGGAGGACAAATAAAGAAATATAACGAAACATTCGAGCGTATGCCTTGGGATATACAACTGGGATATACACAATCCCTTGAACACGCCCCAGTTCGGGTATCGGTTACCGCTCATCATCTCACACGCTGGAAATTGCCTTACCTTTCAGTAAACAGCGGAAGCCAAAGCAGCGACTCCGAAGAAATATCCGAAAAAGGAAATTTCGCATCAGATTTATTCCGGCACCTGGTTTTCGGCATAGACGTTTTACCGACCGACAACATATATCTGGCAGTAGGTTATAATTACAAAACAAGAACTGATATGAAAACCTACGCACGGAACATACTTTCCGGATTCAGCATAGGTGCAGGCATTAGAGTAAAAATGTTCGGCATAGGAGTGGCTTTAGGGCAACAACATGTCAGTGGAACTACCTTTATGTTCAACCTTTCCACCAATTTATTTGAATTTAAAAAATAA
- the cmk gene encoding (d)CMP kinase, producing MNENSKITIAIDGFSSCGKSTMAKDLARQIGYIYIDSGAMYRAVTLYCLEHNLISGDIVDTETLRSLMNDIHISFRLNSQTGKADTYLNGKNVEDEIRSMKVSSKVSPVSAIPFVRTAMVKLQQEMGKSKGIVMDGRDIGTTVFPDAELKIFVTASAETRAQRRVDELKAKGIPVAYDEVLDNIKSRDHIDQNRAESPLRKADDALLLDNSDITIEQQNKWLLERYTEAIQKIKT from the coding sequence ATGAACGAAAATTCAAAAATCACTATAGCCATAGACGGCTTTTCCTCATGTGGAAAAAGTACTATGGCAAAAGATTTGGCGCGACAAATAGGTTATATTTACATTGATAGCGGAGCGATGTACCGTGCCGTTACTTTATATTGCCTGGAACACAACCTTATCTCGGGCGATATTGTTGATACAGAAACTTTACGGTCTTTAATGAACGACATTCATATCAGCTTCCGGCTTAATTCCCAGACAGGAAAAGCAGATACATACCTGAACGGGAAAAACGTAGAAGATGAAATACGCTCAATGAAAGTATCGTCGAAGGTCAGTCCGGTCAGTGCTATACCGTTCGTACGCACCGCTATGGTAAAGCTGCAGCAGGAAATGGGCAAATCCAAAGGGATAGTAATGGACGGACGGGATATAGGTACAACTGTTTTTCCTGACGCCGAACTGAAGATATTTGTCACCGCTTCGGCCGAGACACGGGCACAACGCCGGGTAGATGAATTAAAAGCTAAAGGCATTCCCGTCGCCTATGACGAAGTCCTGGATAATATAAAAAGCCGGGACCACATAGACCAGAACCGTGCCGAAAGTCCGTTGAGAAAAGCAGATGACGCCTTGCTGCTCGATAACTCGGATATCACTATCGAACAACAAAATAAATGGCTCCTCGAGCGATACACAGAAGCTATACAGAAAATAAAAACCTGA